In a single window of the Podarcis raffonei isolate rPodRaf1 chromosome 14, rPodRaf1.pri, whole genome shotgun sequence genome:
- the TICRR gene encoding treslin, with protein sequence MTCSYNVVFLLDTASSEQKIHLHLGTLRILNYLGCKFGLAKIRWGFKFFDSSGARGRTSRVGSFRELGSRSWEEFEEELDAKLGNQDCNPKSSGSVPRATLTQNILKESLLDYQWDRPEIASPSKPVLRNQKSKLNVTLNKPPGSYIPSEGFVNAIFLFSPCPHSQRELLQFVSGSPTHLSDELLASRDLTEKFIPKRIREMMASQKISLYWMDTADWFKLLGTSDHIGYGMLVELMRLLGGNILPSETLIQCLSHHCTGGTPDFPMEPVSSGQPFTPWTTTLPFDSTLNCLFTSPSSLQASFPHVEGVLYLKSDGVEEAQSCGVVLEPLTLSQRHLKSPVNITLKCTMTSWNAVHAGSFHTQSWILRSTLSGLPVQETSLFQHFVKSLQAQGLHMVAEVSPSGAYCPCTGIFSPTSNSTAVLSLLCAERAPEVERALLQTALEGNLSKEESSLPEIVSSVVNQVGDDFDLASSDPAETPIPEWAQQELSCTHPWSPAVIEGWYSFSNLCGASSHLMESFRLLQAGSSTEEKEAPKHERELTHCLSEFYQKKASGISATSQQRDHRKRRGVPRTPVRQKMKTMPRSLQMLNAARLNVKAQKFQPDGELPVNENVSQKLLPRRLNDKVEERGEAKKTKIGFRTEEEMLSFISTNYQKAVTSGENLFAYAQETVAAVNALQKSNEAAGVDTIRSNLLKTSKTLRQQLGNDPDKEIKVRECQLQVYLRLEMCLQCPSLQNSTDGMEQLVEEMTEMLRILCLTEDPGYLARFLEEVVETYLESMPKTLGDLYYSLGTQIPPKLASVLPADFFSDDSLSQESQTPSLPPSASSVPVSRTASLSTDAEQLEELRTRSAKKRKNTLARHRSVTEASQNLRQIEIPQVPRNRTRKDSSHVCLEVKSVPSVQKVAVQEVTKVRRNLFNEEMLPPGKRSLSKIPRSQSVSAVEGLKNRRNRAKECARDNLKLLTKSVAETPLHKQISRRLLQKQIKGRNSDPGSEVGIVEESPEKAIPCGLRRSPRIKQLLQDRAVSGSFYCSQPSKKSVQQMQSEAPDVQDNLTGLASPLVKKAIQSPKSLLFGAVRDVFGSEGMDSPRTRRKTLASSELVYQTPRKASLRSSPKLLSPPNNTPGRTLQEKLQQTPQKSRAPKHSAAKSLGNLFSPCRQKSKSLPEATEKKGDCFARTALMKEIFSSPPKAAQLQTSGMQAGDEVPDDVFASPASGSCSAAALLSPVPSNSPGTWLSPLQSPRRSLRVAWRIASPASAQKQPLEAEQLTEPLSALELDSAVSDVTPTVFKGRLSEPSSSPKNTKLSEAFSPPGDPVLMPDVNSLPNSPPPNAIATSTLSPTGTWDLRRKSCTPQKTPLKRQRVTNTYPAKALQSPACLPAEQHPCCTDLNLSAKTKAESTPSVKRRGVRTPSKRRGLERHLPPELSTKDHMLLPDAVVLCERLDASSLTNVFATGSSEAEGGPGTVLPGEKAVSLQPLLLQSPPACDQASLPETPKSGSSAYSLRHTPDRRQREAAARLGKPEKGATLSAPRTAHTLPLATSPRTYEIELMMQASGLPKLRIKRVGSGPALDPQSHLQSGKPKGDESDLAAGDLSVTWCGRHSGKLETVSISPSCNRSAHSTPAKFGGGGQTYICQSYTPTHCTPNSTSPSQGNVGLAWTPSPKHKGKVTPEAIKDWPRRKRATVGCSKSERHMEVAGDTRASNLLGVNKALPLGDFELEGICRLEDQSPCSDAEPSGDESTCRGTPGLKFRKRPFGHMSPEEEVSQEVKKRHCAKRGNPNAPELLSTGKGVASLNKTILEEEEEVFISGMTPPTSSGKSTISATGLRALTQSPLLYQGHTTSLRKWPTGDNNDAFGAADEDLSPFHSTTMRQHSIKRTYSRKRLLS encoded by the exons ATGACTTGCTCCTACAATGTGGTTTTCCTGTTGGACACTGCCAGTTCTGAGCAGAAGATTCACCTTCACCTGGGCACCTTGAGGATCTTGAACTACTTGGGCTGCAAGTTTGGCCTAGCTAAAATCCGGTGGGGCTTCAAGTTCTTTGACTCCTCAGGCGCCCGGGGCAGAACTTCGCGAGTGGGCAGTTTCCGTGAGCTTGGATCCCGCAGTTGGGAAGAATTTGAGGAGGAGCTGGATGCAAAGCTTGGAAACCAGGACTGCAACCCAAAGTCATCTGGCTCGGTTCCCCGAGCCACACTCACTCAGAACATACTGAAAGAATCGTTACTTGACTATCAGTGGGACCGGCCTGAAATTGCTTCTCCATCCAAACCAGTGTTGAGGAACCAGAAAAGCAAGTTAAATGTGACCCTGAACAAACCTCCAGGGAGTTATATTCCTTCTGAGGGCTTTGTGAATGCtattttcctcttctctccttgCCCTCATTCCCAGAGGGAGCTGCTGCAATTCGTTTCTGGAAGTCCTACTCATTTGTCTGATGAACTGCTTGCTTCACGTGATCTGACAGAAAAGTTCATCCCTAAGAGAATCCGGGAAATGATGGCTAGCCAGAAAATCTCATTGTATTGGATGGACACTGCTGACTGGTTCAAG CTTCTTGGAACGTCAGACCACATTGGCTACGGGATGTTGGTTGAACTTATGCGCTTATTGGGGGGCAACATCTTGCCATCTGAGACTTTAATTCAGTGTTTGAGTCACCACTGTACAGGGGGCACCCCTGACTTTCCTATGGAGCCTGTGTCCTCTGGGCAACCATTCACACCATGGACTACAACCCTGCCTTTTGATTCAACTTTGAACTGCCTGTTTACCTCGCCTTCCTCATTGCAAGCGTCCTTCCCGCATGTAGAAGGAGTGTTGTACCTCAAATCTGATG GAGTTGAAGAGGCACAAAGCTGTGGTGTGGTCTTGGAGCCTCTAACTCTAAGCCAGAGGCACCTCAAAAGTCCAGTCAATATTACTCTGAAATGCACTATGACCAGCTGGAATGCAGTGCATGCTGGGAGCTTTCACACACAGAGCTGGATACTGCGGAGCACATTGTCAGGACTGCCAGTCCAAGAGACTTCATTGTTTCAGCATTTTGTAAAATCCCTCCAAGCACAAGGGCTACACATG gttGCTGAAGTGTCTCCATCTGGGGCCTATTGTCCCTGTACTGGGATTTTCTCTCCCACCTCGAATAGCACTGCAGTTCTTTCTTTACTCTGTGCCGAGAGAGCACCAGAAGTTGAGAGAGCCCTCCTTCAAACAGCTCTAGAAGGGAACCTTTCGAAAGAGGAGTCTAGCCTTCCAGAAATCGTGAGCAGCGTGGTAAATCAAGTTGGTGATGACTTTGATCTGGCAAGTTCTG ACCCAGCAGAAACTCCAATTCCAGAGTGGGCACAGCAGGAGCTGTCCTGCACCCACCCCTGGAGTCCTGCCGTGATTGAAGGCTGGTACTCTTTCTCAAACCTCTGTGGAGCAAGTTCTCACTTGATGGAATCATTCAG GTTGCTGCAGGCAGGGTCTTCTACTGAGGAAAAGGAGGCTCCAAAGCATGAAAGGGAACTTACCCACTGTCTGTCTGAATTTTACCAGAAGAAAGCCTCTGGCATCTCTGCTACATCCCAACAGCGGGATCACAGGAAGAGAC GCGGAGTTCCCCGGACTCCCGTTAGGCAAAAAATGAAGACCATGCCTCGCTCCCTTCAAATGCTAAACGCTGCAAGGCTGAATGTAAAGGCTCAAAAGTTCCAGCCAGATGGAGAGCTGCCAGTCAATGAGAATGTTTCCCAAAAGCTATTACCGAGAAGATTGAATGATAAAGtggaagaaaggggggaagcaAAGAAAACCAAGATAG GCTTCAGGACTGAGGAGGAGATGCTTTCTTTTATATCTACAAACTATCAGAAGGCGGTGACAAGCGGAGAGAATTTGTTTGCGTATGCCCAGGAGACGGTGGCAGCTGTTAATGCGTTGCAGAAATCAAATGAG GCAGCTGGTGTGGATACAATCCGAAGCAATCTCCTGAAAACCAGCAAAACCCTCCGTCAGCAGCTTGGCAACGATCCTGATAAGGAAATCAAAGTCAGAGA GTGTCAGCTTCAGGTCTACCTGCGCCTTGAAATGTGCCTGCAGTGCCCTTCTTTGCAAAACAGCACAGATGGGATGGAACAGCTTGTGGAAGAG ATGACAGAGATGCTGCGGATTTTGTGTTTGACTGAAGACCCAGGATACCTCGCCAGGTTTTTGGAAGAAGTTGTAGAAAC GTATCTGGAATCTATGCCAAAGACCCTTGGGGATTTGTACTACAGCCTGGGGACACAGATTCCCCCAAAGCTGGCCTCTGTCCTGCCAGCAGACTTCTTCAGTGACGATTCCCTCAGTCAGGAGAGCCAAACCCCATCCCTGCCTCCTTCTGCATCCTCAGTTCCTGTTTCCAGAACAGCATCCTTAAGTACCGATGCAGAACAACTGGAAGAACTACGCACCAGATCTGCCAAGAAAAG AAAGAACACGCTGGCCAGACACCGGAGTGTCACAGAAGCATCGCAGAACTTGCGCCAAATAGAGATTCCTCAAGTACCCAGAAACCGTACTAGGAAG GACAGCTCTCATGTGTGCCTTGAGGTGAAATCAGTACCATCTGTACAGAAAGTGGCAGTGCAAG AAGTGACAAAGGTACGAAGGAACCTCTTCAATGAAGAAATGCTTCCTCCAGGCAAAAGATCCCTATCAAAGATTCCTCGAAGCCAGTCAGTATCAGCTGTAGAAGGTTTAAAAAACAGGCGGAACCGAGCTAAGGAGTGTGCAAGAG ATAATCTCAAACTGCTGACCAAGAGTGTGGCAGAAACACCGTTGCACAAGCAGATCTCCAGGCGGCTGCTGCAGAAGCAGATTAAAGGCCG GAATTCAGACCCTGGATCTGAAGTTGGCATTGTAGAAGAATCTCCTGAAAAAGCCATACCAT GTGGATTAAGAAGAAGTCCACGGATCAAGCAACTTTTACAGGATAGAGCAGTCTCTGGTTCCTTCTACTGCTCTCAACCCAGCAAGAAGAGTGTACAGCAAATGCAGTCGGAAGCACCTGATGTACAAGACAATTTAACAG GCTTGGCATCTCCTCTTGTGAAGAAAGCCATCCAGTCCCCAAAGAGCCTTCTCTTTGGAGCAGTTCGCGATGTGTTTGGTTCTGAAGGGATGGACTCAcccagaacaagaagaaaaactttAGCCTCCAGTGAGCTTGTTTATCAG ACACCAAGGAAAGCATCCCTTCGGTCTTCCCCGAAGCTCTTAAGTCCCCCTAATAACACACCAGGAAGAACTCTTCAGGAGAAGCTACAGCAGACCCCCCAAAAGAGCCGAGCCCCAAAGCATAGTGCAGCCAAAAGTTTGGGAAATCTCTTTTCACCTTGTAGACAGAAGAGCAAGTCCTTGCCTGAAGCCACTGAAAAGAAAGGGGATTGTTTTGCACGCACGGCTCTGATGAAGGAAATATTTTCTTCCCCGCCCAAGGCAGCACAGCTACAAACTTCTGGAATGCAGGCAGGGGATGAGGTGCCTGATGATGTATTTGCTTCGCCTGCAAGTGGTTCCTGTTCGGCAGCTGCTCTGCTCTCTCCAGTCCCATCAAATTCACCAGGAACATGGCTCTCACCACTGCAGTCCCCAAGGCGCTCCTTGAGAGTTGCCTGGAGAAttgcctctcctgcttctgctcaGAAACAGCCTCTTGAGGCAGAACAACTTACAGAGCCACTTTCAGCATTGGAGCTGGACTCTGCGGTGTCAGACGTGACACCTACAGTATTCAAAGGCAGACTTTCAGAACCGTCTTCAAGTCCAAAGAACACCAAGCTTAGTGAAGCCTTTTCCCCACCTGGTGATCCTGTTTTGATGCCGGATGTTAACTCATTGCCAAATAGCCCACCCCCAAATGCCATAGCCACATCCACACTTTCTCCTACTGGAACTTGGGATCTTCGCAGGAAGTCTTGTACTCCCCAAAAGACTCCTTTGAAACGCCAGAGGGTCACAAACACGTACCCAGCCAAAGCCCTCCagtcgcctgcctgcctgcctgccgagCAGCATCCCTGCTGTACAGACTTGAATCTTTCTGCTAAAACTAAAGCAGAGAGCACCCCCTCCGTGAAGAGACGCGGAGTGAGGACTCCAAGTAAGAGGAGGGGGTTAGAAAGACACCTGCCTCCTGAACTCTCCACAAAGGACCACATGCTTCTCCCAGATGCTGTGGTTCTGTGCGAGCGCCTAGATGCTTCCTCTCTAACCAATGTGTTCGCCACTGGCAGTTCTGAAGCAGAAGGTGGCCCAGGTACAGTTTTGCCAGGGGAGAAGGCAGTAAGTCTGCAGCCTCTGCTCCTCCAGAGCCCTCCTGCATGTGACCAGGCCTCCTTGCCCGAAACCCCAAAGTCTGGCTCAAGTGCCTATTCCCTGCGTCACACCCCAGACAGAAGGCAGCGGGAGGCTGCAGcgcggctggggaagcccgagaaGGGGGCAACACTCAGCGCACCTAGGACTGCTCACACTCTGCCTCTGGCAACGAGCCCACGAACTTACGAGATTGAGCTCATGATGCAAGCTTCTGGCCTGCCCAAGCTCCGAATTAAAAGGGTTGGCTCTGGGCCAGCTTTGGATCCTCAGTCTCATTTGCAGTCAGGAAAGCCCAAAGGAGATGAAAGCGATCTTGCTGCAGGGGATCTTTCCGTGACCTGGTGCGGCAGgcactctgggaaactggaaaccGTCTCCATCTCGCCATCTTGTAATCGATCCGCTCACAGTACCCCTGcgaagtttgggggtggggggcagaccTATATATGTCAGTCGTACACTCCAACTCATTGCACCCCCAACTCTACTTCCCCATCCCAGGGCAATGTTGGCCTTGCCTGGACACCTTCCCCAAAGCATAAAGGGAAAGTGACCCCTGAAGCAATCAAGGACTGGCCGCGAAGGAAAAGGGCCACTGTGGGCTGCAGCAAAAGCGAGAGGCACATGGAGGTGGCTGGGGACACTAGAGCTTCCAACCTTCTTGGCGTCAATAAAGCACTGCCCTTGGGGGACTTTGAACTTGAAGGCATCTGTAGGCTTGAGGACCAGTCGCCTTGCAGCGATGCAGAGCCCAGTGGAGACGAGAGCACCTGCAGAGGGACCCCTGGCCTAAAGTTCAGAAAAAGGCCCTTTGGCCACATGTCTCCTGAGGAGGAAG